A part of Vicia villosa cultivar HV-30 ecotype Madison, WI unplaced genomic scaffold, Vvil1.0 ctg.001905F_1_1, whole genome shotgun sequence genomic DNA contains:
- the LOC131637065 gene encoding zinc finger protein ZAT11-like, producing MMKRQREKESMEHQKNKTYFQDQFECKTCNRKFSSFQALGGHRTSHKKLKLEGDETVLKGYDHTNKQPKMHKCSICGQEFKLGQALGGHMRRHRINNEGFSLSCMNYQVIAKSSPVLKRSNSKSKRVMCLELDLNLTPLENDLKFLFGNKAPQVDHSLF from the coding sequence ATGATGAAGAgacaaagagaaaaagagagcATGGAACACCAAAAGAACAAAACATATTTTCAAGATCAGTTTGAGTGCAAAACATGCAACCGAAAATTCTCATCTTTTCAAGCACTTGGTGGTCACAGGACAAGTCACAAGAAACTCAAACTTGAAGGAGATGAAACAGTACTCAAAGGGTATGATCATACAAATAAGCAACCAAAAATGCATAAGTGTTCAATTTGTGGACAAGAATTCAAATTGGGTCAAGCTTTGGGTGGACATATGAGAAGGCATAGAATTAATAATGAAGGGTTTTCCTTATCTTGTATGAATTATCAAGTGATAGCAAAATCTTCtcctgttttgaaaagatcgaaTAGTAAAAGTAAAAGGGTGATGTGTTTAGAATTGGACTTGAATTTGACACCTTTAGAAAATGACTTGAAGTTCTTGTTTGGAAATAAGGCGCCTCAAGTAGATCACtctttattttga
- the LOC131637066 gene encoding protein FAR1-RELATED SEQUENCE 5-like, which produces MDEIPSSTNVTQDVGSISDENKESWQHFVFHDLSSIKDFYAKYAHEKGFSVRRNLHSFFDSRNKKTDIVQYIRYVCNKHGFKHGSRADPKNKTNSDTPVLIEYQKQKELPEERTGCPASISLKYDSNVKGYHIYKWNVTHNHPFHKPEHSHYLRSTREISEPKKQLAIINSKSGMSVRSSFQVMRQIAGGSKNLGYCFQDLKNLLTTVRQKEMVIGDATIIQEYLRNEALRNPSFYYDIQVDSEENIASIFWSDAIMQQDYELFGDLISFDTTYRTNTEYRPLAPFLGFDNHRKSVLFGCALLYDETSASFDWLFTTFLKCMKNKKPITIYTDQASALMKSVPNIFPDVFHGLCSWHMGENAKSNLGSRCNGAFLDELHHLVSNVDDEAEFDFNWNKMLQNCFGGKATSEFTWLVQIHRNRTQWSSAWVKSYFTAGLKTTQLSESFNAFLRHFLQPDHSLVQFFIHFNVMVEKMRDNHADCDFKAANTRPRNNYPNSQLMRSVVAKYTPASFAFIHKQYDLSFKYYYEEDMSRSSISNRVFKVFTIQLVRDADEMDFDNDAAANVYMSVEEVPENLLPNDQDPLRLDERVVTVDIGNKIFTCTCRMFENRGFLCRHVFKILDFLGSSVQYQSLKSIPDHYILKRWTKGIRPSLDALKPISIGGIQDTTFAKRYQQASGVMLQIITRVCMDPDACQFFLNAAIECGKQAEELIVAKGVSGQPSSSRSASCKDTSVAEPLVVDSSVKKFKKRPNPIRAKKRLKSDYELARERQRFIAQRKKQKKEDDAAKLALTITNVD; this is translated from the exons ATGGATGAGATACCGTCTTCCACAAATGTCACTCAAGATGTTGGTTCAATCTCCGATGAAAATAAAGAATCGTGGCAACATTTTGTCTTCCACGACCTTTCATCAATCAAGGATTTCTATGCTAAATACGCTCATGAAAAGGGATTTAGCGTGAGAAGAAATTTGCACTCCTTCTTTGATTCTCGTAACAAAAAAACGGACATTGTGCAATATATCCGTTATGTTTGTAACAAGCATGGTTTCAAGCACGGAAGTCGGGCGGATCCTAAGAACAAGACAAACTCGGATACTCCTGTTCTCATTGAATATCAGAAACAAAAAGAACTTCCCGAGGAAAGGACTGGTTGCCCAGCTAGTATTTCGTTGAAGTATGATTCCAATGTTAAAGGTTATCACATATACAAATGGAATGTTACTCATAACCACCCTTTCCATAAACCCGAGCATTCGCATTACTTGAGATCGACTCGAGAGATTAGTGAGCCTAAAAAACAACTTGCTATAATAAATTCAAAATCAGGCATGTCTGTAAGATCCTCCTTTCAAGTTATGCGTCAAATAGCTGGTGGTTCAAAGAACCTTGGGTATTGCTTCCAAGATTTAAAGAACCTTCTCACCACTGTTCGACAAAAGGAAATGGTTATTGGTGATGCAACTATTATCCAAGAATATCTTAGAAACGAAGCTTTGAGGAACCCATCATTTTATTATGATAtccaagtagattctgaagagaaCATAGCTAGTATTTTCTGGTCAGATGCAATTATGCAGCAAGACTATGAATTATTTGGTGATCTCATCAGTTTCGACACAACTTATCGAACAAATACGGAGTATCGCCCATTAG CTCCGTTTCTTGGATTTGACAACCACCGTAAGAGTGTATTATTTGGTTGTGCCCTGCTCTACGATGAGACTTCAGCAAGTTTTGATTGGTTGTTTACCACTTTCCTGAAGTGCATGAAAAATAAGAAACCCATTACAATTTATACAGACCAAGCTTCTGCTTTGATGAAGTCAGTTCCAAACATCTTCCCCGATGTCTTCcatgggttgtgttcttggcacaTGGGGGAGAATGCAAAGTCCAACTTAGGCTCTCGTtgcaatggtgcatttcttgacgaACTACATCACTTGGTTTCGAATGTTGATGATGAGGCAGAGTTTGACTTCAATTGGAATAAGATGCTTCAAAATTGTTTTGGTGGTAAAGCCACTTCTGAATTTACTTGGCTTGTCCAGATTCATCGTAATCGTACTCAATGGTCTTCTGCTTGGGTGAAATCATACTTCACTGCCGGTTTGAAGACCACACAGTTAAGCGAGTCGTTCAATGCCTTTCTTCGCCACTTTCTTCAGCCAGACCACTCACTTGTGcaattctttatccatttcaatGTTATGGTTGAGAAAATGCGAGATAATCATGCTGATTGTGATTTCAAGGCTGCCAATACTAGGCCAAGAAACAATTATCCCAACAGCCAACTCATGAGGTCCGTTGTCGCCAAGTATACTCCAGCAtcgtttgcattcattcacaagCAATATGATCTTTCTTTCAAATATTATTATGAGGAGGACATGTCAAGAAGTTCAATTTCTAATAGAGTTTTCAAAGTGTTCACAATTCAACTTGTTCGTGATGCCGATGAGATGGATTTTGATAATGATGCCGCTGCGAATGTTTATATGTCGGTCGAAGAAGTTCCAGAAAACCTTCTTCCTAATGATCAAGATCCTTTGCGACTTGATGAGAGGGTTGTTACGGTAGATATTGGGAACAAGATTTTTACTTGTACCTGTCGGATGTTCGAGAACCGGGGATTCTTATGTCGCCATGTTTTCAAGATATTAGACTTCTTAGGGAGTTCTGTCCAATACCAGTCCTTGAAGTCCATACCTGACCACTACATATTGAAGCGTTGGACTAAAGGAATTCGTCCATCCCTTGATGCTTTAAAACCCATCAGTATTGGAGGTATTCAAGATACTACTTTTGCAAAAAGATATCAACAAGCTTCTGGTGTTATGCTTCAGATTATAACCCGTGTTTGCATGGACCCTGATGCGTGCCAATTTTTTCTTAATGCTGCAATTGAATGTGGGAAGCAAGCGGAAGAGTTGATTGTTGCTAAAGGTGTTTCCGGTCAACCTTCATCTTCCAGGTCTGCATCTTGCAAAGATACTAGTGTTGCTGAACCTCTTGTAGTTGATTCTAGTGTAAAAAAGTTCAAAAAGAGACCCAATCCAATCAGGGCTAAGAAACGGCTCAAAAGTGATTATGAGTTAGCTAGGGAGAGACAAAGATTCATCGCACAGcggaagaaacaaaagaaagaagatgATGCTGCAAAATTAGCTTTAACAATCACCAATGTTGATtga
- the LOC131637062 gene encoding uncharacterized protein LOC131637062, producing the protein MPSPSTFLTLHLFLLSTLFSLHVQANHVISEDGYTLTTVLDGHKLNINPFSVLQRPISSDLIILDSSNSTFYTVQLPISQESVFKRFSGNGLAGYVDGDVGSARFDKPRSFAVDIKGNVYVADRVNKVIRKISTNGVTTIAGGGSSEKSNIKDGPAQNASFSNDFELTFLPALCALLVSDHMHQLVHQINLKEEDCTIGSKSGLGAVMTWTLGLGLSCLLGLIIGIVVRPYIIPHERTSHYHFTVTWKHCQTSLGKLLPTLYSGIKSAIASCNCSSVFSVALKLWRLSLSLLVLVFNVDFVFPRRPHMESVSLLDLDACNSGEISKSSKYFDQMKDLMSFDEAVMDSTKKTLNQGKDSRGSMRTKDSSNILHQESSVANLGVVKRR; encoded by the exons ATGCCTTCTCCTTCCACCTTCCTCACCCTCCATCTCTTCCTCCTTTCCACCCTCTTCTCTCTCCATG TTCAAGCAAACCACGTCATTTCCGAAGACGGTTACACCCTCACCACCGTTCTCGACGGCCACAAGCTTAACATAAACCCTTTCTCCGTTCTCCAACGACCCATTTCCTCCGATCTCATCATCCTTGACTCCTCAAACAGCACTTTCTACACCGTCCAATTACCCATTTCACAAG AAAGTGTTTTCAAGAGGTTTTCTGGAAATGGGTTGGCTGGGTATGTTGATGGTGATGTGGGTTCAGCAAGGTTTGATAAACCTAGAAGCTTTGCTGTTGATATTAAAGGGAATGTGTATGTTGCTGATAGGGTTAACAAGGTGATTAGGAAAATCAGCACCAATG GTGTCACCACAATTGCCGGAGGAGGGTCTTCAGAAAAGTCGAACATCAAGGATGGACCAGCACAAAATGCTTCATTTTCAAATGATTTTGAGCTAACTTTCCTTCCTGCCCTGTGTGCTCTATTAGTGTCGGATCATATGCACCAGTTGGTCCATCAGATTAATTTGAAGGAGGAGGATTGTACTATTGGATCTAAATCTG GGCTTGGTGCAGTTATGACTTGGACTCTAGGATTAGGACTATCATGTTTACTCGGCTTGATAATCGGCATTGTGGTCCGCCCCTATATCATCCCTCAT GAACGCACCAGCCACTACCATTTCACCGTGACATGGAAGCATTGCCAAACCAGTTTGGGGAAGCTACTACCGACACTCTACTCCGGCATAAAAAGCGCAATTGCTAGCTGCAATTGCTCATCCGTTTTCTCAGTTGCATTGAAGCTTTGGAGACTTAGTCTTTCTCTTCTGGTTCTAGTGTTTAATGTCGACTTTGTTTTTCCGAGGCGGCCTCATATGGAGTCGGTGTCTTTGCTAGATTTAGATGCTTGCAATAGTGGTGAAATATCAAAGTCAAGTAAGTATTTTGACCAAATGAAGGATttgatgagttttgatgaagCTGTTATGGATTCAACCAAGAAAACCTTGAATCAAGGAAAGGATAGCAGAGGCAGCATGAGAACTAAAGATAGTAGTAACATTCTTCATCAAGAATCATCTGTGGCTAATTTGGGTGTTGTGAAGAGGAGATGA